A stretch of Endozoicomonas sp. SCSIO W0465 DNA encodes these proteins:
- a CDS encoding ISNCY family transposase: protein MHGLISLLTASTWERINNCQLMTAKDQGIEKGRTVAIDSTVTESDIKPPCDSDLLASSVKEICRLLERGQTLTATPLYEYTHHNRAVKDAARKCIYAGKEERHQHYKKLLQLTRKSRKVLIEATVTLANARQQGQCLLADDADKWQADVDHLLPLVDAIVSQTERRVFKGEKVPAQEKVVSLYEPHTDIIVKDRRQVQYGHKLNLVQGKSRLILDLVIEEGNPADSDQFIPMMERQKEIYGRVPRQTSGDGGYACRANLEKAKAMGISDVAFNKKRGLEVEEMTKSQYVYKTLFRFRAGIEAGISWLKRCFGLSRCHCKGSERFDSHCWLSVVCYNLVILARHPAPS, encoded by the coding sequence TTGCATGGGCTCATCAGCCTTCTTACTGCATCTACATGGGAACGGATTAATAACTGTCAGCTAATGACCGCTAAAGATCAGGGTATTGAAAAAGGGCGCACTGTGGCTATTGACAGCACAGTCACCGAATCGGATATCAAACCTCCTTGCGACAGTGATCTTTTAGCCAGTTCCGTTAAAGAAATTTGTCGGCTGCTGGAACGGGGACAAACACTGACAGCGACACCGCTTTATGAATATACCCATCACAACCGAGCCGTAAAAGATGCGGCCAGAAAATGCATCTACGCTGGCAAAGAAGAGCGGCATCAGCATTATAAAAAACTGCTGCAGTTGACCCGAAAATCCCGGAAGGTACTTATCGAAGCTACTGTCACGCTAGCAAACGCCCGTCAGCAGGGGCAGTGTCTCCTGGCTGATGATGCCGACAAGTGGCAGGCCGATGTGGATCACCTGTTACCCCTGGTGGATGCAATAGTCTCCCAGACAGAGCGCAGGGTCTTTAAGGGTGAAAAGGTGCCAGCCCAGGAAAAAGTGGTTAGCCTGTATGAACCCCATACGGATATCATCGTAAAAGACAGGCGGCAAGTACAGTATGGCCATAAACTGAACCTGGTTCAGGGAAAAAGTCGATTGATCCTGGACCTGGTTATTGAGGAAGGTAACCCAGCGGATTCGGACCAATTCATTCCGATGATGGAAAGACAAAAAGAAATTTATGGTCGTGTACCTCGCCAGACAAGCGGTGACGGCGGATACGCGTGTCGCGCTAATTTGGAAAAAGCCAAGGCCATGGGAATCAGCGATGTAGCTTTTAATAAGAAGCGCGGACTTGAAGTCGAAGAGATGACTAAAAGTCAGTATGTGTATAAAACGCTCTTTCGCTTCCGGGCAGGTATTGAAGCGGGAATTTCGTGGCTAAAGAGATGTTTTGGGCTATCACGTTGCCACTGCAAGGGTTCTGAGCGTTTTGATTCTCATTGCTGGTTATCGGTGGTCTGTTACAACCTGGTGATTCTGGCCAGACACCCGGCACCATCCTGA